The following nucleotide sequence is from Acyrthosiphon pisum isolate AL4f chromosome A2, pea_aphid_22Mar2018_4r6ur, whole genome shotgun sequence.
gtcagattacatttaataacattatagttcAGTATATAACTTtaagctatatattatgtgtaagtgTATTGTGTGTATGTTACTACCACATATTGGCACGTACGAAGTATATCGCGTTGTGGAAACCATTTTCGCGTCATTACGTTCTTCGGTTTGTCTACCATTTCACCTTCGTACTTCCACANNNNNNNNNNNNNNNNNNNNNNNNNNNNNNNNNNNNNNNNNNNNNNNNNNaaatgacaaaatatggaaaaatcacgaaaatttgcaaattatttcgagttagaaattcataaaaatttttctttttaaatctaagattttaaaatgtaatacaagattccttataggataatctacctttaccaaaaaaaaaatgtctataagaaactcaaattaaatttttatgggcgtttgaaattcatatttttacaacatttgatattcactcgatttcttacgtaacgattttcttattttgttgtaattaaaaaacgggtgactgtagaaacttgaaaatttcactgaatgtttatattagcattttatatatacgataaaatttttaaaataatttgactctttttgagctgtttacggacattgtaagttttcaatttttttagttttttttttctataaatatcaataaagttttatctgttgggccaaaaagtgtataaatttaatacaaagctcctgatatattgttacaatatcagttgaaaaatattaaaaatacataggcacaatttttttttataagcatttaaagatcaaattttgacaaaatttatcaaattttaatttgaaaaattattttgtagttaaaaatttataaaatgttcaatttttgtatctaagaattgaaaatttaaaacaagattccacgtaagtaattaattctgttaccaaaaaatctaaaaaatacatttacgcagtttatttttatagtcattttaagtacaaattataggataactattttagttattttgttgtgattgtaNNNNNNNNNNNNNNNNNNNNNNNNNNNNNNNNNNNNNNNNNNNNNNNNNNNNNNNNNNNNNNNNNNNNNNNNNNNNtaaagtatactattatatatctatgatagtaccacggttttttgttgatgtataacgcgttataagtacctaataaatattatgatatgattaatttggaatttattataggtacctaatataatattatgtcttatacctagactaacataccgtctccgctcagaatcgtttttcttatacaatgatattatatcattgaattcaaatttaataccatccattatacagtgacccacttgtaacctactgtacagcagagcgaaatccacttacccacctttttgttaGTTGTtgttaactaaacattttaaaacacaacTCTTACTTAACACATAACTGTCACGCGGGTTAAATAATCTCccagtgtatttttaaatatgtacttttcTGTAATTATCTGTAATATGGATTTGTAATTTCGATCAGTTTATCAAAATCACATCATAATTCGAAAATGACATTTACtttatcaaaaactattttagttttttcggTACAAGCGTGTCGAGAACAATGTTTATCCGTTTGGAGAATATTTACCCCGCGCGgttgaaaagttaaaattataatagtgttgtataactttacagtttttattttaatttttattcatataactaaatgtatgtattatgtatgtacataatatgcaatttaaattaaataattatttatgtatattaattatagttattgttagttacaaagtaccaactaaaagtaatattttaagtatatttcatattatggcAAATTTTTATACCACGTgaccaaaagtaaaaataaaaattacacgaCCAGTGACAGGTTGATTAATGTTAAACTGAAAGTGACCATATATTTAACTATGAAAATGTTAACTCctgaaaaatgtatgaaaattatatttatattgtatgcaatTTAACATAACTATTTCAATAATACACTAAGTCCAGCGAGAGGGTAAGTGTGTTTTGAGAATACAATTCTATGACTCTTACAGTTGAAAGCAAAAATATCCCCTCTACTGTATCTAACTTTTTATATGCACAGCCgagtaatataaacaaataaattatcacagcacagcaaatatatattataatactaaaatagtacTACTTTACCGGTTGTTTCGCCTATGCGTCGTGGCATGTTGAATAGCTGGTCTAGTATTGTGTATACTATGTAAATCGTGCACCATTCcagtttgtttttcttttctattttgTTCAAGttcctaaatataaatatttctaattagttaaaaaaatattctagaacagacagattaaataaatactttaaggTCTTCTAAACGATTTTCTATTAGAAGTTTAGCCTTAGAAATACTTTCTACCATGCCAATAATCATAAGAGGAACATGATCCTCTTCACGAGGAACGGTAGGTTGTGTCCCATCATCACCATCAATTAATATGGTGTGCTAcaataacaagaaaaaaaatataattgtttaaattgaaatactaataacaataaccaatcatctaaaaatgtaaatattatttactaagatagattatatttttttaatgtcaaaatTGGAATAAAGAACTATACTtggtatagtaatatagtagtctacaaattgataataaaaccatttaaatcCTCTTAcagtatacttaaaataatttaatgatagttttttttttttattacacccTACAAATACCAatgaatactaaaaataaagttatagtATTCTTcagaaataagtaattttttgtgtacaatttctaaaaatgcaaaatgtctCCAATGTCTTAAAGTCAATGAATCAAAGGTCTGTATATTAAAGCACTGTGTTcaagtaaaagaaaaattttaaatacaataaatattgggCTTTCTAAATTGCTTatattggaaataaataataaaacaaggataaataaaaaaactcaccACACCGCTcttgtaaataatatctatgatgtttcttttatttttaccaattacTTTTCCTATGAAATCTATTGGAACGTTAAGACATTCTTTTCTATACTCTAAAATTTCTCGAGCTTTTATTACAGCGTCTtcattctaaaaacaaaattattagatatttttactaAAGTACTATAAAACTGACTTACATCtccataaattttaaaaacgccACTATGTTTAACCaattcaatatttgtaataCCGTCAATTCTGCGAGCTCGTTTAATATTAGTTCCATGAGCACCAATAGCCAAACCCATAAGGTCATCAGGTACATTAAATTTATCAGTATAAGGTGATTTAAACTGTAGATTTGAATATTCCGGTTGCTTGTTTAATTTTTCAGTCTTCGTAagcaccataacattttggttCAGGTTTCTAAAGTGCATGTCGGCTAACATAAATGCTCTTTCACTGGTCAATGTTGAACGAGATGTAACACTCAACACTGATTGATCTGGATTATATGACACCAGGGATGCACTAATTGCTATCTGAAGATCTGTGTGAATACCATCGATTTTAGCACTGAAAGATTAAACAtggttattattcaaaatatttttgtagttgttcaattttaactattataactgattataaaatatttttttgaaatgaatACTACATAAGTGTCAGCCAACTGTTTAACATAAACCCAACTCTTACGAaacatttatttagtaattaataccatttatattttgttaaatgtttcttggttatttagatattatttttttaaattattattggtcTACTGTTGtatcaacatattatgattatattaatatgtattttaaaatacattggtGTGTCAGTACATATAACCGAAGTGAATACTTAAATGAGTATTCAACACTGattagatttatattaataatgttacatttgtttttaaatattgtttattgtagaTAGGAAtatgtaaacgtaattatagtGGGAGCGCCTGGTTCTctagtttatatatattgtgtggaTCTGGCAAGAAAATGGGCTCCAGAAGTTTGCAATTACTGTCATGTGTTAACCGGTGTACAGTAATAAATTACCATACTTGTACGGTgtagtacataaaaatatatattaatacaatatgttaaatttgtattttatcgatcaattaaacaattttcaacgCTACCATTCTTATATTCACTTCTGGCGTGCGTACTGACCCacattagttttttattttgtaatacatacAATTCTCTAACATCTTCAGGTACAGGAATATCGAACGTATAAAATGTATCGCCATTAATGTTACTGTAATTGATTTTACCAGGCGAGACTATTTCTTTAACTGTTGAGTTGAAATATTGGGCAGCTGACGGTCGATTATTACATAACTCTTGCTTCATTCCAACTATTTCTTGACTGAATTGTTCAAGtttctaaacataaaaatgtctaatttgtttgaaaattttccaatataaacagattaaataaatactttaaggTGTTCTAAATGATATTCTAGTAGAAATTTAGCATTAGATATATTTTCTACCGTGCCAACAAACATAAAAGGGATTTGACCCTCTTCACAAGGAATGGTAGGTTGTGTCTCATCATCACCTACAATTTTCACTTTaatctacaataaaaaaaatataaaaaactatttaaattgaaatactaataacaataaccaagtatataaaaattaaataatgctaggaatttaaaaaagacataaaatatttttttaatgacaaaattacaataagtaACTATCCTTACTAGTAAAGTAAATAGTAACCAACTGACAATAAAACCATAATGTTGCCAATTTCATAAAGATAACGTTTGTATAGaagaacattattttaaattaagaaaaacattttaaatccaacaaatattgtgtattacaaattactaatattaaaaataataaaataatttaccactCTGCTCTTATCAACAATATCTTGGATGTTGCTATTATTTTTACCAACTACTTTTTCTATGAAATTTCTTGGAACTTGAATAAATTCTTCTTTAAACTCTAAAATTCCTCGAGCTTTCATTACAGCGTCTTTATTCTAAAAACaagattattagatatttttaccaagttacaataatattatatctaacttACTTCtccataaattttaaaaacaccaGTATTTTTATCTAATTCAATATTCGTAATACCCTCAATCTTCCGAGCTCGTTTGATATTGGAGCCGCGAGTACCGATAGCCAAACCAATGAgattattacatacaataaattCATCAGTATAAGATGATGTAAACTGTAGATTGGAATTTTCCGGTTGCATGTCTAATTGTTCAGTCTTCATaagcaacataatattttcattcagGTTTCTAAAGTGCATGTCAGCTAACATCAATGCTCTTTTACTGGTCAATGATGAACGAGATATAACACTCAATACTGACTGATCAGCATTATAGAACACTCGAGATGCGTCAATTGCTTTCTGGAAATCTATGTGGATACCATAGATTTTAGCACTAAAAGattaaacattgttattattcaaaatattattgcagCAGTTCaatttaaactaaacattttaattaaaatagattatatatttatttttattatactcacatTTCTCTAACATCTTCAGGTACATCAATATCaaacgtataaaatgtattgccaTTAATGTGTGAATTTATGTTACTGTTTCTGATTTTATCAGGGGAGACTATTTCTATAACTGTTGAGTTGAAATATTGAACAACGAACTGGGATGGTGGGTTACCACTGATCATTTTTATTACTGCTTTTACCCATCCGTAACAAGGATGAGGTTCTCTGACCGATTTTACTTCTATTTCTTGATTGTCAATAAACTCTGCACTACATTGCTCATCTGACAATGGGAGTCGAACATTGTCATGGTTGAATTCAGTTTCAGGATaccaactaaaaattataaaggatGTATAATTATTTGGCAAGATACtaacaatttaatgttttaaagtgATCAAGGACAATCCGGGAAAGAAACTTATAATAAGAAATTCCACAAGTTAtctctatatatacataaacaaaaatgttaataaaacatattagtCTCATTATTTTCATTGCCTAATTTTGTATACTATCTATTGAAGGTAGATAATAAAGGCTTAATTTctttctattaattttaacaataatcacATACATCTTTAAAAAATCTTCGgtcaaatttaattgaaaattgaaaaacaaacaaattaaaaaaaacaatttaaatgttattaacttAATGACCAATTTTAGAGCAAACCAAACTAGTAAGTACATAATAGATTTTGTATCAATAgagattataaaaaaagtatataatacatcttaaaaacaaaaatagtaagtattgataagtatagtaattaattatttgaatactgATGTAGTGATGTCTCTTAATATTTAAGCTATTGGATATTTAgtgataactaaaataaaatgtgttacaCGAATAATCTCTAAACATTTACTGAATCAATAGCACGGTTATAAATAGTAGTATCTACATTCTAGATTCATAACTAGTAGTGAGCTAAAGGttccttaaatataatttagtgacTAATGATTGGTGTATTAGTTTATTGTTAGACAATACCAACTAtatcaaatagttttaatatttaaatgtcatataCAAAAGGTTTGGATtaaagatacctatataaatattgatttctaGAAAGTTAACAGGTATTATAGTATCTATTAATATAGATTTCAAGAGggttaataggtattaattgaaaataaaaaactattttataaagaatAGATAGTAATTATCTACTAAAATCATACATCAAATAAAGAGTAGGTAGtctattacatataataattgtagttgctaattaaattaaaaaaatcaactctAGGTATTAGATATTTGGATCATtaggtataaagtatattaaaataattttgatataggtGACTGTATAATTAATATCGAACCTGACTTAATAAGACATGATTTTTTCAAGGGTAACCTTACTtttgaaataggtataaattatttatggtaAAAAACAAACATAGGTTCTTAattgtttatgtacctacctacttgtaattttgattaaaatgcttaaaaaaaagttttattagaaaatataaataagagaTACTCACTCATCAGGGAAAGAAACTAGAACTTCATTTTCCGTTACACCCGTAACAAAgccctaaaatatataaattaaattaattctttaactcagttatcatttttgtaaattaagaataatcttaaataggtacatacaaaattGTAGGAATCTACAGATCTTAAACCATTTTGTATGTACCAGGTAAAtgttaggtaaaatataataataaatcagtatatattatgttccaaAAGAGAATATTCTAAGCTAATATATCAGTGCTCCGTTAATCACGACCACTTAAAGCTTCAGAGACATGTTGTAGATAGGTACCCAACACATGATAGAAATGAATCAGCTAATTTATTTAGCAGCATACAAATTGAATCCCAATAAAACCTTTAAGAACAAATTGAGTaccataaagtttaaaatataatattaattgagtcTGTGTTTAAACATTAACCGAGTTCCGACGTTCTGTcaaacttacataaaaaaacatatccTTCCGATTTTTACTGAAATAAGACTGGAACAAAAATGTCTAGATGAatgattaataatgtttttttccatACACTGTCTCAAAGTGCAATACACACCGAGCTACGACCTGATTCCAACCGGTGGTGCGCACTTTCAATACAACGGGTGGAAAGGGGAACGAGAATAAAGGATAAAAATACTTGTCCTAACAGGGTTGAGTGGAGACCGGAGACCCAGTCGCAAGCCGCCGACTCGACGGGGAAAACCGCCGGCAGACACTATGGCGGCAGCCACCACTTTCCAAACCCTACGCGAACTCACCTCGTAATAGACGCCGTTCTCAAAGAGCACTTCGACCTTATTGTCGTCCATTGCTGCGCAGGGTGTGTGGCGTTTCTGACGACTGTTGGTCGCTTTTGCTCGTCTAGATATTGGGTGCAAGCGGTGTCGGTGTCGGAGCAGTGATGAGGCGTCTTCGCCGGTACGCCTAATGCGTATACAGCGAGAGAGTTATAGTGACCACAGAAGTCGACGTGAGTACGTCGTACGTGACCAGTGACCACTGACCACAACTGCGAAACGTGAGCGTGCGTGCGATACGACTTCGGCAGCGTCGCTgtgtacagtaataataaaataataattacaaatattataataaacagttcTCTCGATAATCGTCCATTGGCGGCTGCTCTTTGATCGGTCGGCGAGTGAGTCAGTGAGAGTCGAGAGAGTGAGTGATGCTTCCGAATACGAGTGTGCGACAATGCGATAtagacatattaaatatttattaaattataatattatgccgaaGCTTTACACTAAAAAGTGACATTTTACATCTatgatgataattgataataatataattgtgataaTATGCTGTATGCAACATGTATGCAACAAGTGTTATCAACGATACGCGCGCAGCGTAATGATGGGCAACACAAAATCCATCATAAGTAGTCGATCTTTTTCATGCGatgaatcaattattatttattttgctttttttggactttttgagattttttttacatttttacctattttgaatcaaaatcggtcatattttagggaattatattattttagtaaacgtgtttttggatttttttcaatcgcattattacgataatttcgtattaggtatttggttctaacttctaatttttgttatctgctgattttgttaagtttttATGTCGATTTCTACTGCGATTATTAATCACCGATTATCAACAACCAAGTGTTGAATGCGTTGTATAGATAATACATTTGGATTCTAATCAGagtgactaaattatttcaaatcttaagTAACTACCttcctataataatttttaagtgattataaaattattaattaataaatttcctatttttgcatattttgttgtttttattgcatatttttagcgcatatttagtgatatttaaggtaatattatagcgcatatttgtgtaattttaagtgctataaatCCCAACCCTGCTTATTGTTAAtatggtagccggtaagttgaattaatactataaaattacaacaaaataactaaaatcgtagTTCTtggttacttataatattaagtaatttcgtccaaatttgaacataaaataactacaaaacaaaactgtgtttttatttttagagtttttagttaggtaggtacagatataagcattgttttaaattgtcaatccttagctataaaagttgaacaattttatacatattttttaaattttaaatttgattaaataatattgtcaaaaatcgaattttaaaaGCATATAAAAGAATGTGTGCTTATgtaattttcaactgctattgtaacgaTATTCAGGAGctttaattgtattacatttacacGTTTTTTGATCcaacaaatatacaattttactgtgatttaaaaaaaaaaaaatctaaaaaaaaaattgttcatgtccgtaaacagctcgaaaacagtgaaaatattttgaaaataatataagattaataaaataaacatatgatataaatttcaagtgtctatggttattcgtttttgaattacaacataataagaaaatcgctagaTACTTGAGTAgtcaagtgaatatccaatgttgtaggTACAATTTAGTTTGATTTACAGGGAACAAAATTATGAGGGCCttgaattaaatgttcaaatctttgatttaaaaagaaaatctgTATGTAtttcttactcaaaataatttgcacattttctagatttttacgtattttgtcaaaatttgaaattttttaaattcttataaaaaaattgtgactgtatttttaatatttttcaattgtcaatgtaatattatattagcagagccttgtattcaattttcaagcttttcaCCCAACGAACacagttttattgaaatttgtagaaagaaaaactaaaaaaaatagaaactaaaaatgtccgtaaaccacTTAAAACAAGtcaagatattttgaaaatgttatgtgtatagaaaatgttaatataaacattcagtgaaaattgcatctACATACCcgtctacggttatttgttttagagttacactaaaaatcaaaattgattatgtcgaaaactgattttgcttaaaaattaccgttttttcttaacttttgttttgttttttcttgcgcttttgaaaactattaagaatttaaaattttgaatgcaccaactagattcttttgaaaaaaatccaagcagtgttactgccccaaaccagacacacacacaaaaaaaacacaaatcattgtaaaatcaaaacattcattgctccgctcagaatctaaaatgtaactataataataattaattagtatctaATGCTGTAGTTAAATCTTTtgctaaaataaaagtaaatcgggtagaaaaataatttcacgaAAGTACGAAACCAAATTAAATAGAAAggataaattgtatattttttaaggtacataaatgtgtgaaataattttaaggGAGCTGCAACGTAGCATATTTTAAGGATCACTATTTAGGCAATTCATGTGACatataatttcgaaaaaatggttgaatttagcaatcacttttttaatttaaaatcagatgtgcccaaaataaatacaaatgtagtgcaattatttcatgggatttctaaaaaaaaaaaaatggttattttaagttcattttaaattgaaaattgaaaatcgatttCCTAAGAagcctagatattttatcaatgaattcaaacatgtataaaaaatttaaattggccATTCCGAAGcatgtgtaatttaccactgCTTATtggtataaaacgtataaaaaatatgtgcgTTGCAATCCCCTTGTCGTTTTgtgttagtttttatttaataacattctatatttatttcgttttgccttgtaatttaatgatattaaaaccACTATTTACATTAATCCTGCTCAAATagataaaatctaatttttaaagatacaataataatatgcattgtagCCTGGTAAGCAATATTTTCAGCTCGTAAAAGTTTGTTGGTCTAGACCAGTGATCTCAAACTCAAATTACCTACGGgccatatattttttcaaaaaaaactcGTGGGCCAAATTTTAAGagtcatttttatacttatacactaAAAACTAATGACAAAATGAAGGCATacaaaatccatttatttaaatgtgacttaatatattatgaaattacttttattataattactattaccaaaaatatttataaaatataaacaaagtagttgtttatatttgacttattattactacaaagtgctcattgaaaaaatatgatgaacattaacttaaaaaaaaattataactataatttaaaaatagcttgaatatttgataatttttatttttgagctgCACTTGAAACTTGACATCTTGATAACAGATACACTTTGTTTACAGCTCAAACATATTgtaagataattaaaattagtaaaaaagtaTGCATAGCCCCATTTCTCTTGAAAAGCCCGTCTTTCTTGGTCAATTTTACGTTTCATCGGTTTGATATAAGACATTAAAACGATCAAATTACGCGTAggtataaacttaaatttaaaattaaacttgaatAGCAACTAGTTACTCGTATGAACAAAACAACACTGGCCACAGTCAAGTTGTTAGCCTGTTATCCATTATTACACCGaagaacaaattatatttatccttGTAGATaagatttgattttaaatattttaacgagtATAATGGGTTTTCTgaacaagtaaaaataaaacatgaacggtagataatattttatgtatttatgatgcgtaaaaaattaacgattcttatatgttatataatatgtatatatctattcttatatttttgttcaaaatgtatttttattgcggGCTGCATAGAAAGGGTACGTGGGCCGTATGTTGAGATCACTGTTTTACCATTTTCCCAATTCGGGAGGGTTAATTGAGCATTATTCTAATGAGCTTAGCTTTTCAAATAgtatacaacaattatataggtagtaggtactaagaAAAACCGGCTGAAGCGTTCGTGTAAATATACACTGCGGCATTACTGAAATTTGGCCGTCGTACTGCACTAGTGCACTCAGATTACGGTCTAAGAGCTAAGGTATTCCTAGCTGTTACTTATTATaggttaaaatcatttttatattaatatcattccAACGGGGCAAATTGTTATTatgaggacgccacacccgcatttgttgtctccatcttacaagtgcataacatagcacatttacgctcagcagaacacatgTATAGCTtcgtcagtttaaaaattagagtgaatttacctattatgaaacttgatggtaagaatattatctatgtttgtatgttggttttttacgatagttcaatttatTAGCAANNNNNNNNNNNNNNNNNNNNNNNNNNNNNNNNNNNNNNNNNNNNNNNNNNNNNNNNNNNNNNNNNNNNNNNNNNggagacaacaaatgcgggtgtagcgtcctcttataatAAGCTAGTAAGCCGGTAAGGCAAtggctattatataatatagtgccaACCGGTCGGCGgccataatttttaattatattataccgtgtTATCTGgccaaataaaattgttttatttgtagtaAGCCACCAGGCAACATGtttgtagttattatattagCCAACTAGCCAACTATTTATTGTCCGAAACcattgttttgataattttttttattgatcattatTATAGCTTCGGGGTAATATacctgttatatatatattttttggtaacaatttggttaggtacaatataatataggaagaCTGGGGACTGtgtgacttataagttataactatataattctTAAATGTATTTCTCCATTTTGATGTTCCTGAGAAATTACATGATGTTTTTGACTGACAGTCAGCTTCGAATATTTCGTACAGGTTCGTTGGTAGgtgcctatattatgtttttctcttCCTTCTTCGTTTGATCTGCATACGGTCATCAGTTGTTTCACTGCGAAGGTAACTCCGCATGAGGTGCATTCCGTCGGTGGTTGGTTTTCCTGTTCATGAGGTGTCTTGTGGTCGTCTGTGTCCGATTCTCAgtcagttaatt
It contains:
- the LOC100169194 gene encoding fragile X mental retardation syndrome-related protein 1 (The sequence of the model RefSeq protein was modified relative to this genomic sequence to represent the inferred CDS: added 107 bases not found in genome assembly), which codes for MDDNKVEVLFENGVYYEGFVTGVTENEVLVSFPDDWYPETEFNHDNVRLPLSDEQCSAEFIDNQEIEVKSVREPHPCYGWVKAVIKMISGNPPSQFVVQYFNSTVIEIVSPDKIRNSNINSHINGNTFYTFDIDVPEDVREIAKIYGIHIDFQKAIDASRVFYNADQSVLSVISRSSLTSKRALMLADMHFRNLNENIMLLMKTEQLDMQPENSNLQFTSSYTDEFIVCNNLIGLAIGTRGSNIKRARKIEGITNIELDKNTGVFKIYGENKDAVMKARGILEFKEEFIQVPRNFIEKVVGKNNSNIQDIVDKSRVIKVKIVGDDETQPTIPCEEGQIPFMFVGTVENISNAKFLLEYHLEHLKKLEQFSQEIVGMKQELCNNRPSAAQYFNSTVKEIVSPGKINYSNINGDTFYTFDIPVPEDVREFAKIDGIHTDLQIAISASLVSYNPDQSVLSVTSRSTLTSERAFMLADMHFRNLNQNVMVLTKTEKLNKQPEYSNLQFKSPYTDKFNVPDDLMGLAIGAHGTNIKRARRIDGITNIELVKHSGVFKIYGDNEDAVIKAREILEYRKECLNVPIDFIGKVIGKNKRNIIDIIYKSGVHTILIDGDDGTQPTVPREEDHVPLMIIGMVESISKAKLLIENRLEDLKELEQNRKEKQTGMVHDLHSIHNTRPAIQHATTHRRNNRNFNADSENMNRDLSNSMGRESSRPRDTSGLDRGTK